Part of the Ammoniphilus oxalaticus genome, TAACCAACTTAGAACATTCTTTTTTTCTTAGCGACTTCCGCCGCTTCCTTGCTGCTCGTCAGCCCCATCTTTTTCAAAATGCGATTGATATGATTTTTGATCGTCCGTTCGGTCACGAACAATTTCTCGGCGGCTTGCGCTTGAGTATGTCCTTCATGGATGAACTTAAGCACATCTTTTTCCGCGGGCGTCAGTAAACTCTCATTCTCTTGTTGTTTCATTCGTTGAAATTCTTTGCGTAATACAGCGGCTGCCGTTGGATGGATGGCAGAAGATTTAGAAAATGCGGAGCGGATCGCTTCTGGAATTTCTCGAAAATGCAGTTTGTTCAGATAATTGATTGCCCCAGCCGAAAAGGCGTCAACGATCACCTCTTCCTCTGTTAAAGAGGTTAACATAATCACTTTCAGCTGGGCTTGTTGCTCGATCCATTCCGCCGCCAAGTCGATGCCATCACATTCATTTTCTGTGAGATTAATATCCATTAGCGCCACATCCACTTCTTGCCCTGAAAAAGCCTCCCAAGCTGCTTCCCGAGTCTGAGCCGTAGCGACAAGCTGGAAATCAGGTTCCATTTGCACGATTTCTGAAATGCCTTGCAACCAGGTCGGATCATCTTCCACGACCATCACCCGAATCTTATGCTTATTCATTCATCTTTGCTCCTTCTTTAAGTTCGTGAAACCGTCTTCTAGGGATATAAAGGAAGAACGAAGTCCCTTCCCCAAGCTTACTTTCCATTTCAATCCGCCCTTGGTGCTCACGCATCACTTGAAAACAATAGGCCAGACCGAGCCCAAAATTAAGTTGCTGGCTTTTCTTGGTAGAAAAAAACGGATCGAAAATGGACGCGATATTTTCCTTCGCAATCCCCTTGCCCGTATCTTCAACAGCGACCACGACATATCTTTTGGACAAATAGCTTCGCGCTTGGACCCTCCCATCTCCATCCATCGCCTCCATCGCATTTTGAAGCAAATTGACGAGTACTTCGGTAAGATGGACCTTGTCTGCTGTCAACTGACCATCCACGCCCAGCGATAACTCAATGTGAACGCCCGGATTCGCCTTTGCTAACGGATCGATATGGTTGATCGCGGCCTGAACGATTTCGCTTAGCAAAAATTCTGTCTCATTCAACTTAATTTCTTGCGTCTTGTCATGAATCCGTTCAGCCATCAACAAAATATGATCAGAGGCCGCTTGCAGTTGCGCCAGGTCCCCTTCCATCTCCTTTAACTGATGTTGGGCGGCGATCCGTTCGATGCGATACGCGAGCAATTGAATTTTCCCCACTTCGTTCTTTAAGGTGTGATTTAAAATCGAGGTTCCTGAAGTCAACGCGCGCAGCGTCGAACGAACCCGATTTTGTTCCACGCGCAAGCGCACCCCTAACACCCCGTATTTCAACGCAAATCCGACAAAAAAAATAAATAAAGCCAAAATAAGCGCCAAATTATATTTCCAAGCATCGAAATCGCCAAACAACCGCGCCAAATAGATCGTAAATAGGACGATTAGATTAGGAAAGACAGCAAGAATAATGACAAAGAAACGACTTCTACGCAAAATCGGATCCTTTTCCAGCCACATTTGTTTGACAAGCAACGCGGCTGCGAGAAGCATATAAGGAATGACCCACAGCACCAGGCGCGGATAATCTAATTGCAACGACGGAATGACCGGTGAAATCCAAATCGTATACACGACCGGCAACAAGAGAAGCAATCCCCATCGGAAACGCCAAATCGGTTTAAGCTGCTCGCCTGAATAAAGCGCGAACATAAGATACGTATAAGGCAAGCCGACTTGGCAAATCAGCGAGGCGACTGACGCCGCTTCAATCATTCGTTCATTCAGCCAGCTTTGAAAGACGGGCGAGCCGAGGACCGCCTCGTTTAATAGCGGACGTATTTCTTCGTTTAAAGAACCTGCCAAAAAACCAAATCCCCCAACAAAAGCCATCACAGCCGCCCATCGCGAACTCGGATTCTTTGGATCCGTGACAATCAGTAAGGCGCTGATCGTCCAAATCGCCACTAATGCAATTCCCATCAACATAGTGTTGTATAAGCTCCTTTTTTTCCGCTCTATGATCCATATCTTTCAGTTTAATAGAAGCATTCATATTCTTCAATGGTCCGCCATATAGTTGATAGTAGCATAACAAACGACAATTCTTTTTAAAGGGTGGCCCACTATGAACAGATTTTATCATTTGAGACTTCCTAATCTACTATTTCTATTATCGCTGCTCAGCTCCCTGCTTATCCTCTCATTTGGCTGGCTGTTCGGGACAAAAGCGTTCAACATATCTTCGCCGTCAATGAGACAAGCCGTCGCTCAATTGTCCAAAGAAACGATGTTGGGAGCGATGGAACGAGAAATTCCTTATTTGCGCTTCCGCGAGGTGGATCCAACCGCCGCGCGCAAGCCTTATGCTCTATTCGCATTTGAAACGTTAACGGGTCTGCATCCGACTGATTTACGTTCTTTGCTCGGTCGCGAATTGCCCGGACTTGCCGCATATAAAACCGAGGCTTTATCAATCGGAGCCAACGTTGATTTAGAACACTATGTTGTTGAGTCCGCCCCGCCACTTGAAATCACACAACTAGAACTTGCTAATCAAAGGGAGGCGGAAGCGGCAGCCGAAGAAAAAAAACAGGCAGCCGTCGCCGCTCAGGCCCGCCAAGTGTTTATTTATAATACACATAACACGGAATCCTGGACCCATGTGACAACAAATAAAGGTGTGGTCGACAAAGACAAAAACGTCACCTTAATCAGCGAACGGCTAGGTGAAGAATTAAAAAAACGCGGCATTCAAACGATCGTCGACACGACCGATCATCAACAAATTTTAGAAGAGCAAGGCCTCGCTTACGCTCTATCTTACGCCGTTTCGTTAAAAGCCGCGAAAGCAGCGATGGCTGAAAATGAACAAATCAGTTATGTGTTCGATATTCACCGCGATTCAAAACGAAAAGATAAAACAACGACCGTCATTAATGGAAAAGCGTACGCTCGACCGTTTTTTGTGATTGGTAAACGCAACCCGCTTTGGGAACAAAACGCCGAATTGGCCAACCAATTCCATCATCTACTCGAGCAAAAATACCCCGGCTTATCGATCGGCGTCTTTGCCAAAGGGGAAGGACACGGGGAATACAATCAATCCATTTCTCCGAATAGTCTCTTAATTGAGGTAGGCGGAATCGACAATACACTGGAAGAAGTGTATAACACGTCTGCCGCATTAGCCGACGTATTCGCCGATATTTATTTTGAAAAAGATCAAAAGGTCGATGCCCCAACCGACTCTTCGGAAAACACACTGTAAAAAAGCAGACAGTCCGACTCCCGACAAACAGAAAACGCCTTCACAATTACTCAGAGTGAAGGCGTTTTTTTTTGATGTATTATCGAGTGCGGCGTTTTTGTTTGCCGAATGGATCAAAAAAAGATGATTGTCGTTGGCCCTGATTTGAAACACGTCGTTGGGAAGGGACCGACTTTCGCTTGATCGGCTGACTATACTGCTCGAGTAATTGCACAGCTTGACGCAATGGAAACGTGTCCGTCGGATTACGAAAGTCTTCGCTCCATTCTCCGAGGTGGGGCAATTCGAGAAGATCTTCACGGGTGGAAATGATGTGAAAGCCATATTCTTCAACTTTGACCAACGTATTGCATGTTTGTTGATGAAATTTGCTTGGATTGGGTGATTGTTGTAACCCGACCTTCTCGGCTTTTCCTTCGGTAATCAACTTTTCGATAACATCTGTTTTCAATTGATAGAGTTTTTGGGGTTGTGGGCTTGTTTTAGCGTGACGATTGACGACAAAGAGCGCTTTTGCTAAATTTCCGATTGTTGGTTGTAAACGCGTTGTTTTTCGACTTGGGATGGGGACTGAATCTTTCAGACTAAACAGATAAAAAATGCGATTTTTATCCTTCAGTTTCGCGATGGGGGAACCTGTTGGGATTTTGCCTATTTTTTGTAGTTCTTCTTTTGTCTTATAACTGGCTGGCACTTGTTCCTTCTTCGTAAATAGCTTCAAAAATAATTCCTCCTTTCCCCACGCTCTCCTCTTATTTTACCATATTACATGGGGTTCTTGTCCAATTTTGCCCAAATCTTTTTACCATATATTAAAAGTGTCATAGGCTGGTCCAATCGGAGACAAAAGGAATCCCGACTCGCGAGGCAAGTCGGATCAATCGCTTTACACGTCGTCGGGTCCTTTTACCGCAGGATAAACAGGCCGATTGTTTGCTTCTTCCTCGCTCGGTTCAGGCGACTCGTATTCCCGTTTTTTAACCTGAGTATAGACCCCGCTCGCGGTTAAGCCAATCAGTAAGGCCAACGTTGATTTTTCAACGAGCCAAGTCGGGATCGAGACGAAGTAGACACCTACAAATAAGGCAATCACC contains:
- a CDS encoding response regulator; the encoded protein is MNKHKIRVMVVEDDPTWLQGISEIVQMEPDFQLVATAQTREAAWEAFSGQEVDVALMDINLTENECDGIDLAAEWIEQQAQLKVIMLTSLTEEEVIVDAFSAGAINYLNKLHFREIPEAIRSAFSKSSAIHPTAAAVLRKEFQRMKQQENESLLTPAEKDVLKFIHEGHTQAQAAEKLFVTERTIKNHINRILKKMGLTSSKEAAEVAKKKRMF
- a CDS encoding sensor histidine kinase; protein product: MLMGIALVAIWTISALLIVTDPKNPSSRWAAVMAFVGGFGFLAGSLNEEIRPLLNEAVLGSPVFQSWLNERMIEAASVASLICQVGLPYTYLMFALYSGEQLKPIWRFRWGLLLLLPVVYTIWISPVIPSLQLDYPRLVLWVIPYMLLAAALLVKQMWLEKDPILRRSRFFVIILAVFPNLIVLFTIYLARLFGDFDAWKYNLALILALFIFFVGFALKYGVLGVRLRVEQNRVRSTLRALTSGTSILNHTLKNEVGKIQLLAYRIERIAAQHQLKEMEGDLAQLQAASDHILLMAERIHDKTQEIKLNETEFLLSEIVQAAINHIDPLAKANPGVHIELSLGVDGQLTADKVHLTEVLVNLLQNAMEAMDGDGRVQARSYLSKRYVVVAVEDTGKGIAKENIASIFDPFFSTKKSQQLNFGLGLAYCFQVMREHQGRIEMESKLGEGTSFFLYIPRRRFHELKEGAKMNE
- the spoIIP gene encoding stage II sporulation protein P, whose protein sequence is MNRFYHLRLPNLLFLLSLLSSLLILSFGWLFGTKAFNISSPSMRQAVAQLSKETMLGAMEREIPYLRFREVDPTAARKPYALFAFETLTGLHPTDLRSLLGRELPGLAAYKTEALSIGANVDLEHYVVESAPPLEITQLELANQREAEAAAEEKKQAAVAAQARQVFIYNTHNTESWTHVTTNKGVVDKDKNVTLISERLGEELKKRGIQTIVDTTDHQQILEEQGLAYALSYAVSLKAAKAAMAENEQISYVFDIHRDSKRKDKTTTVINGKAYARPFFVIGKRNPLWEQNAELANQFHHLLEQKYPGLSIGVFAKGEGHGEYNQSISPNSLLIEVGGIDNTLEEVYNTSAALADVFADIYFEKDQKVDAPTDSSENTL
- a CDS encoding YkyB family protein — encoded protein: MKLFTKKEQVPASYKTKEELQKIGKIPTGSPIAKLKDKNRIFYLFSLKDSVPIPSRKTTRLQPTIGNLAKALFVVNRHAKTSPQPQKLYQLKTDVIEKLITEGKAEKVGLQQSPNPSKFHQQTCNTLVKVEEYGFHIISTREDLLELPHLGEWSEDFRNPTDTFPLRQAVQLLEQYSQPIKRKSVPSQRRVSNQGQRQSSFFDPFGKQKRRTR